A region of Gloeocapsopsis sp. IPPAS B-1203 DNA encodes the following proteins:
- a CDS encoding RidA family protein, which translates to MQRQRTFSGTTWETKAGYCRAIRVGNHIYVSGTAPVDEQGGVFAPNDAYAQTKRCLDIIQKALQNLGAGLQTVVRTRVYVTDIKRWTEYAQAHQECFGEHPPANTMIEIQALVDPAMLVEVEVEAVCED; encoded by the coding sequence ATGCAGCGACAAAGAACATTTTCAGGAACTACATGGGAAACAAAAGCTGGCTACTGTCGAGCTATCCGCGTCGGTAATCACATTTATGTATCAGGTACTGCGCCAGTCGATGAGCAAGGTGGTGTATTTGCCCCCAATGATGCTTATGCCCAAACTAAGCGCTGTTTAGATATTATTCAGAAAGCTTTACAAAATTTAGGCGCAGGTTTACAAACCGTTGTCCGTACTCGCGTATATGTTACTGACATAAAACGCTGGACTGAATATGCGCAAGCTCATCAAGAATGCTTTGGAGAACATCCACCGGCAAATACTATGATAGAAATTCAAGCACTCGTTGATCCTGCAATGTTAGTAGAAGTTGAAGTCGAAGCAGTTTGCGAAGACTAA
- a CDS encoding SDR family oxidoreductase, with the protein MYQEFKHKQALVIGGSSGIGQAVAKILLAQGSTVTIVGRNSDKLQATASELQQIGDVQVWQADISDRRDTSRLVEHIARKLPHLRYLVNSAGVFQPKSFLDHSEAEYDRYLDINHGTFFATQQVVRNMVQQGQGGAIVNIGSMWAYQAVRATPSSAYSMAKAGLHALTQHLAMELAQNQVRVNAVAPAVVETPIYGSFIESEAIHTTLQGFNNFHPIGRIGQPTDVAEVVTFLLSDRASWVTGATWNIDGGVMAGRNY; encoded by the coding sequence ATGTATCAAGAGTTTAAGCATAAACAAGCACTGGTTATTGGCGGAAGTAGTGGTATCGGACAGGCTGTTGCCAAAATTCTTTTAGCTCAGGGTTCAACCGTAACTATCGTAGGGCGTAATTCTGATAAACTCCAGGCAACAGCATCTGAACTACAGCAGATTGGCGATGTGCAGGTGTGGCAGGCAGATATCAGCGATCGCCGCGATACATCTCGATTAGTTGAACATATTGCTCGTAAATTGCCTCATCTACGTTATCTTGTAAATTCTGCGGGTGTTTTTCAGCCAAAATCCTTTCTCGATCATTCCGAAGCAGAATACGATCGCTACCTCGACATCAATCACGGAACCTTCTTTGCTACACAGCAGGTTGTTCGCAATATGGTTCAACAAGGGCAAGGTGGTGCAATTGTCAATATTGGTTCTATGTGGGCATACCAGGCTGTACGAGCTACTCCCTCATCTGCTTACTCAATGGCAAAAGCGGGTTTACACGCACTCACGCAACACTTAGCTATGGAACTTGCTCAAAACCAAGTTCGTGTCAATGCGGTTGCTCCCGCAGTCGTCGAAACTCCAATCTATGGCTCATTTATTGAGTCAGAAGCAATTCACACTACACTACAGGGCTTCAACAACTTTCATCCGATTGGGCGTATCGGGCAACCAACCGACGTTGCGGAAGTTGTGACTTTCTTGCTTAGCGATCGAGCCTCTTGGGTAACTGGTGCTACTTGGAATATTGACGGTGGGGTAATGGCAGGGCGTAATTACTAA
- a CDS encoding AraC family transcriptional regulator — translation MQPSVTNPQKNGLQPPIYSSRAYGWQNILVEEFHQPPGEESYQSLTEHTLCISMNCRPSRLSQAIGDRRYTSLCIKGDIAIAPAGSLLVYQWNEEDRYLRIRLKAEFLQQVAQTTFDKQVKILSEFRVRNPQIEQIGMMLLSELRTGGIAGLYVESLTNVLSVHLLRNYAARQPHIAVCDWMSNSIKHLSDRQLFQVTDYISDRLADNIQLSDLAELLGLSQFHFSRCFKQSTGVSPYQYVLQQRIEHAKHLLKTTDLPIMQIALRCGFSSHSHLGKWFRQYVGVSPKTFRIS, via the coding sequence ATGCAACCATCCGTGACAAATCCACAAAAAAACGGGCTACAGCCTCCAATTTATTCGAGTAGAGCGTATGGTTGGCAGAATATTTTGGTTGAAGAGTTTCACCAACCTCCAGGCGAAGAGAGCTATCAAAGTTTAACCGAACATACGCTTTGTATATCAATGAATTGTCGTCCGTCGCGTTTATCGCAAGCAATTGGCGATCGCCGTTATACTAGTCTCTGCATTAAAGGAGATATTGCGATCGCTCCTGCTGGATCTTTACTTGTGTATCAATGGAACGAGGAAGATCGTTACTTACGAATTCGACTCAAGGCTGAGTTCCTGCAACAAGTTGCACAAACTACGTTCGACAAACAGGTAAAAATCTTGTCAGAATTCCGAGTTCGCAATCCACAAATTGAACAAATTGGGATGATGCTTCTGAGTGAACTGCGCACTGGAGGGATAGCAGGACTTTACGTCGAATCGCTAACGAATGTATTAAGCGTGCATTTGCTCAGAAATTATGCAGCAAGACAACCACATATTGCGGTTTGCGATTGGATGAGCAATTCTATCAAGCATTTAAGCGATCGCCAGCTTTTTCAAGTCACAGATTACATCAGCGATCGTTTAGCAGACAATATTCAACTATCTGATTTAGCTGAGTTATTAGGACTTAGCCAGTTTCATTTTAGTCGGTGCTTTAAGCAATCAACAGGAGTGTCACCCTATCAATACGTCCTTCAGCAACGTATAGAACACGCCAAGCACTTACTCAAAACTACAGACTTACCAATTATGCAGATTGCTTTGAGATGCGGCTTTAGTAGCCATAGCCATTTAGGAAAATGGTTTCGACAGTATGTAGGAGTCTCTCCCAAAACCTTCCGAATAAGCTAG
- a CDS encoding DUF2993 domain-containing protein: MELLTILLSGLLGLLSPVGGVVERIAENIIRSQFQQVEQLRVRVDNVPTHQLLQGKVQRVRIAGRSLQLKQNMTIAVLEVETDKVDFDTDSLNRIELQQPLQAGVRVVLTEQDVNQALQSDVLTSRLLNVTVGKIGRRTGQRQQFNFSQPKIQFLANQRLRFYVELTQDSVEPLRITVESGLGIVSGRQLQLIAPTILVNEEQVPEPILNAIATNFSQQFDLRSLQSAGIQARILQLNISPQKLEIAAFLHLETSSRLLKQLQL, from the coding sequence ATGGAACTGCTAACGATTCTTCTATCTGGGTTACTGGGGTTACTGTCACCTGTAGGAGGTGTCGTCGAGCGTATTGCTGAAAATATCATTCGTTCTCAATTTCAACAGGTAGAACAACTGCGAGTCCGAGTTGACAACGTTCCTACACACCAGTTGCTCCAAGGTAAAGTACAACGAGTCAGAATTGCTGGGCGTTCACTCCAGCTAAAACAAAACATGACGATTGCTGTTTTAGAAGTAGAAACAGACAAAGTTGATTTTGATACTGATAGTTTAAATAGAATCGAACTACAGCAACCTTTGCAAGCTGGGGTGCGAGTAGTGTTAACAGAGCAAGATGTTAACCAAGCATTACAATCTGATGTTTTGACAAGTCGATTACTAAACGTGACCGTTGGCAAAATAGGGAGACGCACGGGACAAAGACAACAATTTAACTTTTCACAGCCCAAGATACAATTCTTAGCAAACCAGCGGTTACGTTTTTATGTAGAACTCACACAAGATAGCGTCGAACCATTACGAATTACTGTAGAGTCAGGGCTGGGTATCGTCTCTGGAAGACAGCTTCAACTGATTGCGCCTACGATATTGGTGAATGAAGAGCAAGTCCCTGAACCAATCTTAAATGCGATCGCTACAAATTTTTCGCAGCAGTTCGATCTGCGCAGTTTACAAAGTGCCGGAATCCAAGCCAGAATTTTACAATTGAATATAAGTCCGCAAAAATTAGAAATTGCGGCTTTTCTCCACCTAGAAACATCTTCTCGTTTATTGAAACAGCTACAGCTTTAA
- a CDS encoding proline--tRNA ligase, which yields MRLSQMLFVTLREDPAEAEIPSHKLLLRAGYIRRIGSGIYAYLPLMWRVLQKVSQIVREEMNAIGAQECLLPQVQPAELWRESGRWDTYTQAEGIMFALKDRQERELGLGPTHEEVITHIARDMIRSYRQLPQTLYQIQTKFRDEIRPRFGLMRGREFIMKDAYSFNANEEELRQTYYDMHRAYSNILRRSGLAFRAVEADSGAIGGSASQEFMVLAEAGEDEVLYTEDGKYAANVEKAVSLPPDAQSSPFTTYEKRETPGTPTIETMCNFVGCSPTQVVKNVLYQVVFDHGLTLLVIVSIRGDQDVNEVKLQNEITRLAPQYGGKTAIALTIPDATAQQKWAAKPLPLGYIAPDIADDYIRAEKQVHPKFLRLVDKTAVDLQNFATGANESGYHVVGANWQQQFKLPENIVDVRKARIGDRAIHNPEQTLQSARGIEIGHIFQLGTKYSVAMGATYTNEQGEEVPLVMGCYGVGVSRLAQAAVEQSYDKDGIIWPVAIAPYHAIVTIPNINNAQQVEVAEKLYQQLNNAGIETLLDDRNERAGVKFKDADLVGIPYRIVTGRSLEQSKVEVVERKSRNSQEIAIDAVVSTLQQWINDAVQEASS from the coding sequence ATGCGACTGTCTCAGATGCTTTTTGTTACATTACGGGAAGATCCAGCTGAAGCGGAAATTCCTAGCCATAAACTTTTACTGCGTGCAGGTTATATTCGTCGCATCGGTAGCGGTATCTACGCTTATTTACCTTTAATGTGGCGAGTACTGCAAAAAGTTTCCCAAATCGTGCGCGAAGAAATGAATGCGATCGGCGCACAAGAATGTCTATTACCACAAGTACAACCTGCGGAATTGTGGCGCGAATCTGGACGTTGGGATACTTACACGCAAGCTGAGGGTATCATGTTTGCGCTTAAAGATCGACAAGAGCGCGAACTAGGTTTAGGACCAACACATGAAGAAGTTATTACACATATCGCTCGCGATATGATTCGCTCATATCGCCAGTTACCGCAGACGCTTTATCAAATTCAAACTAAGTTTCGCGATGAAATTCGTCCCCGTTTTGGCTTGATGCGCGGACGCGAATTTATTATGAAAGATGCCTATTCTTTCAACGCCAATGAAGAAGAATTGCGACAAACTTATTACGATATGCACCGCGCTTATAGCAATATTCTGCGGCGGAGTGGGTTAGCTTTTCGGGCGGTGGAAGCAGATTCTGGCGCAATTGGTGGTTCTGCTTCGCAAGAATTTATGGTTTTAGCAGAAGCAGGTGAAGATGAGGTTCTTTATACAGAAGATGGAAAGTACGCCGCTAACGTAGAAAAAGCTGTTTCATTACCACCGGATGCTCAAAGTTCACCGTTTACAACTTACGAAAAACGCGAAACACCAGGAACACCAACGATTGAAACAATGTGTAACTTTGTGGGATGTTCTCCTACACAAGTCGTCAAAAATGTTTTATATCAAGTTGTGTTTGATCATGGTTTGACACTACTTGTAATAGTCAGTATTCGAGGCGATCAAGATGTTAATGAAGTGAAGTTGCAAAATGAGATAACCCGCCTAGCACCGCAGTACGGCGGAAAAACCGCGATCGCTTTAACAATACCAGATGCAACAGCGCAACAAAAATGGGCAGCGAAACCTTTACCGCTAGGATATATTGCTCCAGATATTGCAGATGATTACATCCGTGCTGAAAAACAGGTACATCCAAAGTTTCTGCGATTAGTTGATAAAACTGCGGTAGATTTACAAAATTTTGCTACCGGAGCCAACGAATCAGGATATCACGTCGTTGGGGCAAATTGGCAGCAGCAGTTTAAATTACCAGAGAATATTGTCGATGTTCGTAAAGCTAGAATCGGCGATCGCGCGATTCATAACCCCGAACAAACGCTACAAAGCGCGAGAGGTATTGAAATTGGACATATTTTTCAATTAGGGACAAAATACTCAGTAGCGATGGGGGCTACTTATACAAACGAACAAGGCGAAGAAGTTCCTTTAGTAATGGGTTGCTACGGTGTAGGAGTTTCACGGCTTGCCCAAGCTGCTGTTGAGCAATCTTACGACAAAGACGGTATTATTTGGCCTGTGGCGATCGCTCCTTATCACGCAATTGTGACTATTCCTAATATCAACAATGCACAACAAGTAGAAGTTGCCGAAAAATTGTATCAACAATTAAACAACGCAGGCATCGAAACGCTGCTTGACGATCGCAACGAACGCGCCGGAGTCAAGTTTAAAGATGCCGATCTTGTCGGTATTCCTTACCGCATTGTTACAGGGCGATCGCTTGAACAAAGCAAAGTGGAAGTTGTCGAACGCAAAAGCCGCAATTCACAAGAAATTGCCATTGATGCAGTTGTCTCAACGCTCCAGCAGTGGATTAATGATGCAGTTCAGGAAGCAAGCAGTTAG
- the dnaK gene encoding molecular chaperone DnaK — MAKVVGIDLGTTNSCVAVMEGGKPTVIANAEGFRTTPSVVAFAKNGDRLVGQIAKRQAVMNPENTFYSVKRFIGRRYDEVTNEATEVAYKVLRDSSGNVKLDCPGAGKQFAPEEISAQVLRKLVEDASKYLGETVTQAVITVPAYFNDSQRQATKDAGKIAGIEVLRIINEPTAASLAYGFDKKSNETILVFDLGGGTFDVSILEVGDGVFEVMATSGDTHLGGDDFDKKIVDYLAEEFRRSEGIDLRKDRQALQRLTEAAEKAKIELSSVTQAEINLPFITATQDGPKHLDTTLTRAKFEELCSDLIDRCRIPVENALRDAKVDKSAINEVVLVGGSTRIPAVQDVVKRVLGKEPNQTVNPDEVVAVGAAIQAGVLAGDVTGILLLDVSPLSLGVETLGGVMTRIIPRNTTIPTKKSEVFSTAVDGQTNVEIHVLQGEREMSSDNKSLGTFRLDGIPPAPRGVPQIEVTFDIDANGILNVTAKDKGSGKEQSISITGASTLDKTEVERMVTEAERNASTDKDRREKVDRKNQADSLAYQAEKQLQDLGDKVPADDKTKVEGLVKDLRDAVSKEDDDRIKTLMPELQQTLYTIGTNLYQQQGGPGAAAGGGPTPDGSDAGATPSGDDVIDADFTETK; from the coding sequence ATGGCAAAAGTAGTTGGAATAGACTTAGGTACGACTAACTCCTGTGTTGCAGTAATGGAAGGTGGTAAACCCACTGTTATTGCTAATGCAGAAGGTTTTCGGACAACGCCATCCGTCGTTGCCTTTGCGAAGAATGGCGATCGCTTGGTAGGTCAAATTGCTAAGCGCCAAGCAGTGATGAACCCCGAAAACACATTTTATTCGGTAAAGCGCTTCATCGGACGTCGATATGATGAAGTCACAAATGAAGCTACCGAAGTTGCTTATAAAGTGTTGCGCGATAGCAGTGGCAACGTCAAGTTAGATTGCCCTGGTGCTGGTAAGCAGTTTGCCCCAGAAGAAATCTCTGCGCAAGTACTGCGTAAGTTAGTCGAAGACGCCAGTAAATATTTAGGTGAAACTGTTACCCAAGCAGTAATTACTGTTCCTGCTTACTTCAACGACTCACAGCGTCAAGCAACCAAAGATGCTGGCAAAATTGCTGGTATTGAAGTACTGCGGATTATCAACGAACCTACCGCTGCTTCTCTTGCTTACGGTTTTGATAAGAAGAGTAACGAAACTATCCTAGTATTCGACCTTGGTGGCGGTACTTTCGACGTATCCATCCTTGAAGTGGGTGATGGTGTCTTTGAAGTTATGGCAACATCAGGTGACACACACCTTGGTGGTGATGACTTCGATAAGAAAATCGTTGATTACTTAGCAGAAGAATTCCGCAGAAGCGAAGGTATCGATCTGCGCAAGGATAGACAAGCGCTACAACGCTTAACTGAAGCAGCAGAAAAAGCCAAAATTGAGCTTTCGAGTGTTACCCAAGCGGAAATCAACTTACCATTTATTACCGCTACCCAAGACGGTCCTAAGCACCTCGATACAACACTAACTCGCGCCAAGTTTGAAGAACTGTGTTCTGATTTAATTGATCGCTGTCGCATTCCGGTAGAAAATGCATTACGTGATGCCAAAGTTGACAAGAGCGCGATCAACGAAGTTGTATTAGTTGGTGGTTCTACTCGAATTCCCGCTGTCCAGGACGTTGTTAAGCGAGTATTGGGTAAAGAACCCAACCAAACTGTTAACCCTGATGAAGTTGTTGCAGTTGGTGCAGCAATTCAAGCTGGTGTATTGGCTGGCGATGTCACAGGTATCTTATTACTAGACGTCTCACCATTATCCTTAGGCGTAGAAACCTTGGGCGGTGTGATGACTCGGATTATTCCTCGTAACACTACAATTCCTACTAAGAAGTCTGAAGTCTTCTCAACAGCAGTTGACGGACAAACCAACGTAGAAATTCACGTTCTCCAAGGTGAGCGTGAAATGTCGAGTGATAATAAGAGCTTAGGTACATTCCGCTTAGATGGTATTCCTCCCGCACCCCGTGGCGTTCCTCAAATCGAAGTGACATTTGACATCGACGCTAACGGTATTCTCAACGTCACTGCTAAAGATAAAGGTAGTGGTAAAGAGCAATCGATCAGCATCACTGGTGCTTCTACTCTAGACAAGACTGAAGTTGAGCGCATGGTAACTGAAGCTGAAAGAAACGCTTCTACTGACAAAGATCGTCGCGAGAAAGTTGATCGCAAGAATCAAGCCGACTCGTTAGCTTATCAAGCAGAGAAGCAACTGCAAGACTTGGGTGATAAAGTCCCCGCTGATGACAAAACCAAGGTAGAAGGTTTAGTCAAAGACTTACGCGATGCAGTTTCTAAGGAAGATGACGATCGCATTAAGACTTTGATGCCAGAGTTACAACAGACACTTTACACTATCGGTACTAACTTGTATCAACAACAAGGTGGTCCTGGTGCTGCAGCTGGTGGTGGTCCTACTCCAGATGGTAGCGATGCAGGCGCTACTCCTAGTGGTGATGATGTTATTGATGCAGATTTCACTGAAACCAAATAA
- a CDS encoding MATE family efflux transporter has protein sequence MDSQVWKSNVTIEIREFLKLAVPLASAQVAIASVGFVDTIMMGHLGAESLAAGGLASTTFQLLLNTTSGIVMAVSPLVAEAYGSDRKTQITQIARQGLWLSLFLSIPMMFAIAQLDTVMLLLGQRVAIVTLTVQYFDFILWGFFPALGFAMLRGYVSALSQAQIVTVIVIIGTLFNIIGNYILGFGKFGFPRMELAGLGLASGLSFWLMFLMFLVYTLNHPQLKEYQFLRKLHRLKPQILKRLIEIGTAIAVTIALEYGLFAVVTFLMGILGTEVLAAHQTVYQTMYLIFMVPLGMSYAVTARVGQWLGQQDFKSARRAGYVSITVAAIFMIVTAIALVIYRQQVIGIYLDIDNPANVNVLTLAVPMLIISAVAQLLDGVQRVAMGALYGLQDTRIPMLLSGLAFWGVGLTSGYLLGFPLGLGGVGLWTGQSIGVALAGVIFVWRFHRLTAFCDVGYNQCDRLPPDL, from the coding sequence ATGGATAGTCAAGTGTGGAAATCGAATGTGACAATAGAAATCCGAGAATTTCTCAAACTCGCCGTTCCGTTAGCTAGTGCTCAAGTAGCGATCGCCTCTGTTGGTTTTGTAGATACCATCATGATGGGGCATTTAGGAGCAGAAAGCTTGGCAGCAGGTGGCTTAGCATCGACAACTTTCCAGCTTTTGCTCAATACAACAAGTGGTATTGTTATGGCAGTAAGTCCTCTTGTTGCTGAAGCTTACGGATCAGATCGAAAAACGCAAATCACGCAAATCGCACGTCAAGGACTCTGGTTATCGCTGTTTCTCAGTATCCCCATGATGTTTGCGATCGCACAGTTAGATACTGTCATGCTCTTACTTGGACAACGGGTAGCAATTGTTACACTTACAGTGCAATATTTCGATTTCATCCTGTGGGGATTTTTTCCGGCTTTAGGCTTTGCGATGCTTAGAGGATATGTTTCAGCACTTTCTCAAGCTCAAATAGTGACAGTAATTGTTATTATCGGAACGCTATTCAACATAATAGGCAATTACATTCTGGGATTTGGGAAGTTTGGTTTTCCCCGCATGGAGTTGGCAGGCTTGGGGTTGGCAAGTGGATTGAGTTTTTGGTTGATGTTTCTGATGTTCTTGGTATATACCCTCAATCACCCGCAACTAAAAGAGTACCAGTTCTTACGAAAGCTACATCGCCTGAAACCACAAATCTTAAAGCGATTAATAGAAATTGGAACTGCGATCGCAGTCACGATTGCCTTAGAGTACGGGTTATTTGCGGTTGTCACATTTTTGATGGGCATTTTGGGAACTGAAGTATTAGCAGCACATCAAACGGTTTACCAAACGATGTACTTAATTTTCATGGTTCCATTAGGAATGTCTTATGCTGTTACTGCGCGTGTTGGTCAGTGGTTGGGGCAACAAGACTTTAAAAGTGCGCGACGAGCAGGATATGTCAGTATTACTGTTGCGGCAATATTCATGATTGTGACAGCGATCGCATTAGTGATATATCGTCAGCAAGTGATTGGGATTTATTTGGATATTGATAATCCAGCAAATGTTAACGTGCTAACTTTAGCCGTACCCATGCTGATCATTTCAGCCGTGGCTCAACTTTTGGATGGCGTACAACGGGTTGCTATGGGTGCATTATATGGACTGCAAGATACTCGTATCCCAATGCTATTGAGTGGATTAGCATTTTGGGGTGTGGGATTAACCAGTGGTTATTTACTAGGGTTTCCCTTAGGGTTGGGAGGTGTTGGATTGTGGACAGGACAATCAATTGGAGTTGCACTCGCTGGAGTAATTTTTGTGTGGCGTTTTCATCGGCTAACTGCTTTTTGTGATGTTGGTTACAATCAATGCGATCGCCTACCACCTGATCTATAA
- a CDS encoding acetoacetate decarboxylase family protein: MTLYPQAPWTLQGFAVATLHLIDIERVRSLIPQELDIISVFPGKTIGGVYLSNYTSGSVLQYSELIVVAAAVTHSGRVGGWVSHIYVDNPDSVAGGREIWALPKKLAEFTWSHNSVSVRQSNRPLCSLNYNPLFSIGWKPRLGASSFSHKNSELLSFAFEVEAQFGLVNAQLSVPTASPFTDLITGQPWLAISATQMRLTVDAPKVLTRR; encoded by the coding sequence ATGACACTCTATCCTCAAGCACCCTGGACACTTCAAGGTTTTGCAGTCGCAACACTGCATTTGATAGATATTGAACGCGTTCGTTCTTTAATTCCTCAAGAACTAGATATTATTTCTGTGTTTCCTGGCAAAACAATTGGTGGTGTGTACTTGTCTAATTACACTTCTGGTTCAGTACTTCAATACAGCGAATTAATCGTCGTTGCTGCTGCTGTGACTCACTCAGGTAGAGTTGGTGGTTGGGTTTCGCATATCTATGTCGATAATCCTGATTCTGTTGCTGGTGGGCGCGAAATTTGGGCATTACCAAAAAAACTAGCAGAGTTTACCTGGAGTCATAATAGTGTCAGTGTGCGACAAAGCAACCGCCCTCTATGTTCTTTGAACTACAATCCCTTATTCAGCATCGGCTGGAAACCGCGCTTAGGTGCTTCCAGTTTCAGTCATAAGAATTCTGAACTATTAAGCTTTGCATTTGAGGTAGAGGCACAATTTGGGTTAGTTAATGCGCAATTATCAGTACCTACCGCTAGTCCCTTTACTGATTTAATTACAGGGCAACCTTGGTTAGCAATTTCTGCAACACAGATGCGGTTAACAGTTGACGCACCAAAAGTATTGACAAGACGTTAA
- a CDS encoding Uma2 family endonuclease, with product MSAIAAKRFTLEEYHRLAELGFFQDNRVELIRGEIFQMSAKGTSHSVCSTRLYRELFKLVGDNATLRGQEPIILLRDSEPEPDLTIARNRSDDYLSGHPTSIDILLVIEVADSTLKYDQEVKLPLYAEANISDYWIFNLPANCLECYSEPYQDLQNKFGYRQKLIFLPNESVKLPHFSDLALDLSKIFPN from the coding sequence ATGAGTGCGATCGCAGCTAAACGCTTCACGCTAGAAGAATATCATCGCCTCGCCGAACTTGGATTCTTTCAAGACAACCGAGTTGAACTCATTAGAGGAGAAATTTTTCAAATGTCGGCTAAAGGTACATCTCACTCCGTTTGTAGCACTCGCTTATATCGAGAGTTATTCAAGTTAGTAGGAGACAACGCTACTTTAAGAGGACAAGAACCGATTATTTTACTGAGAGATAGCGAACCTGAGCCAGATTTAACAATTGCGCGCAATCGTTCTGATGACTACTTGTCTGGTCATCCGACTTCAATTGATATCTTGCTTGTGATTGAAGTTGCTGATTCTACTTTGAAATATGACCAAGAAGTTAAGTTGCCACTTTATGCAGAAGCAAATATATCTGATTACTGGATATTTAATTTACCAGCTAATTGCTTAGAATGCTATAGCGAACCATATCAAGATTTACAAAATAAATTTGGGTATCGACAAAAACTCATTTTCTTGCCAAATGAGTCTGTTAAACTACCCCATTTTTCAGATTTAGCACTTGATTTATCTAAAATTTTTCCTAATTAA
- a CDS encoding helix-turn-helix domain-containing protein produces the protein MAKAQFGKTASVAAMVEYIIGCKWSIRILTLIHQGIDRPGAITRSLDGLTTKVQNDCLNKMVSFGILEKISYPEVPPRVHYKLTNFGQRFVNILDAVAELQRELDTGAKLN, from the coding sequence ATGGCTAAAGCTCAATTTGGGAAAACGGCTTCAGTAGCAGCGATGGTAGAGTATATTATTGGCTGTAAGTGGTCAATCCGCATCTTGACCTTGATTCATCAAGGAATAGATCGTCCTGGAGCCATCACACGCTCTCTTGATGGACTCACAACCAAGGTACAGAATGATTGCCTGAACAAAATGGTCAGCTTTGGTATTTTAGAAAAGATTTCTTATCCAGAAGTACCGCCGCGCGTTCACTACAAGTTAACCAACTTCGGACAACGCTTTGTCAATATTTTGGACGCAGTTGCCGAATTACAGCGTGAATTAGATACTGGTGCTAAGCTTAATTAA
- a CDS encoding cytochrome b/b6 domain-containing protein: MKSTQPYQPLLFRILHGLTGLFVIAAILTAFWTYDTYDGRWGRIPLPSYKEIEGIHGTFGLYTLLIFPAFVLYAFHRGQKRLVQADSFAKLTQVGKPIWWYTLNRFTNTFALVALTFALFSGKMMDSGWLPRGELNHSWYYAHLIAWIVMVVAIALHLLMNARVGGVPLLLSMLNWRFRDKDSPTFWSAHLAQWWSSFQQGSWSNWFQSASVLTVLELAILISIAAAWIIPLFK, translated from the coding sequence ATGAAATCAACTCAACCCTATCAACCACTACTGTTTCGTATTCTGCATGGACTTACAGGTCTGTTCGTAATTGCTGCAATACTGACGGCTTTCTGGACTTATGATACTTACGATGGACGTTGGGGAAGAATTCCACTTCCCTCCTACAAAGAAATAGAAGGTATACATGGAACTTTTGGGTTATACACCTTACTGATATTTCCTGCATTTGTCTTGTATGCATTTCATCGGGGGCAAAAGCGACTGGTTCAAGCTGATTCGTTTGCTAAATTAACTCAAGTGGGTAAACCAATTTGGTGGTACACTTTGAACCGTTTTACCAATACATTTGCGCTTGTAGCGTTAACATTTGCGCTTTTTAGTGGCAAGATGATGGATTCAGGATGGCTGCCAAGGGGGGAATTAAATCACAGTTGGTACTATGCGCACTTAATTGCGTGGATCGTTATGGTTGTTGCGATCGCACTCCACTTATTGATGAATGCCAGGGTGGGCGGAGTACCTTTGCTACTATCGATGCTAAATTGGCGATTTCGTGACAAAGATAGTCCTACGTTTTGGTCTGCGCATCTTGCGCAATGGTGGTCAAGTTTTCAACAGGGTTCTTGGTCAAACTGGTTTCAATCCGCCTCTGTTTTGACAGTACTGGAATTGGCAATTTTAATAAGTATCGCTGCTGCCTGGATCATTCCATTATTTAAATAA